One window from the genome of Anguilla rostrata isolate EN2019 chromosome 5, ASM1855537v3, whole genome shotgun sequence encodes:
- the cbfa2t3 gene encoding protein CBFA2T3 isoform X1, producing MQKIAAEVHLKKERRSDFGSAPPVADQDSPRVPTVTLTNHRRILDRRLAHRVLSSSSPCFFRVTGTNPGGSTEQKVGTMPDSPADVKTQPRSTPPTMPPPPPAVSQAANRSASFTPTTMLNGTSHSPTALNGAPSTPNGFSNGPAMSSTASLPTQQLPPACGARQLCKLKRFLTTLQQFGNDISPEIGERVRTLVLGLVNSTLTIEEFHSKLQEATNFPLRPFVIPFLKANLPLLQRELLHCARMAKQTPAQYLAQHEQLLLDANASSPLDSSEILLEISEHGKRRTPDRTKDSSAADREPMHLEHQPKRPCTVSPSQRYSPGNGLPPAHPHPPPNGHPAHPPNGLAHASPAGPQHYRLEDMALAHHYRDAYRHAEHREGRDRHRQAAVHGARQEEVIDHRLTDREWAEEWKHLDNLLNCIMDMVEKTRRSLTVLRRCQEADREEMNHWVRRYSDMEDMKKGGSSAQRPPPPPPPLPHPPPHNSSTANTTISREAQALEIHRDFLHRPSSGYLPEEIWRKAGPTSVPLSPALKQLQSKQEEAVNEVKRQALSELQKAVSDAERKAHEMISAERSKMERALAEAKRQASEDALTVINQQEDSSESCWNCGRKASETCSGCNAARYCGSFCQHKDWEKHHHACGQGLQGRPGGSGVPQGMPSSSASSSSISAAAPPTHSGGAPPASLSLSLSLPGQAGGGSAGASVSGSPKEAGSSSASRSTTPATPALLDSASR from the exons GTAGCACAGAACAGAAGGTTGGAACAATGCCAGATTCACCTGCTGATGTCAAAACCCAGCCGAGATCGACTCCGCCCACCATgccgcctcctccccccgctgTCAGCCAGGCAGCCAATCGCAGCGCTTCATTCACGCCCACCACCA tgcTGAACGGGACCAGCCACTCGCCCACGGCGCTCAACGGGGCGCCGTCCACGCCCAACGGCTTCAGCAACGGGCCGGCCATGTCGTCCACGGCCTCGCTGCCCACCCAGCAGCTGCCCCCGGCCTGCGGCGCGCGCCAGCTCTGCAAGCTCAAGCGCTTCCTCACCACGCTGCAGCAGTTCGGCAACGACATCTCGCCCGAGATCGGGGAGCGCGTCCGCACCCTGGTGCTGGGCCTGGTG AATTCCACTCTGACGATTGAGGAGTTCCATTCGAAGCTCCAGGAGGCCACAAACTTCCCCCTGAGGCCCTTCGTCATCCCCTTCCTCAAG GCGAACCTGCCCCTCCTGCAGAGGGAGCTCCTGCACTGTGCCCGGATGGCCAAGCAGACTCCGGCGCAGTACCTGGCCCAGCAcgagcagctgctgctggacgCCAACGCCAGCTCGCCCCTGGACTCCTCCGAGATCCTGCTGGAGATCAGCGAGCACGGCAAGAGGAGGACCCCCGACAG AACCAAAGACAGCAGCGCTGCAGACAGGGAGCCCATGCACCTGGAGCACCAGCCCAAGCGGCCGTGCACGGTGAGCCCCAGCCAGCGCTACAGCCCCGGCAACGGGctgccccccgcccacccccacccgccccccaacGGTCACCCCGCGCACCCCCCGAACGGCCTGGCGCACGCCAGCCCCGCCGGCCCGCAGCACTACCGCCTGGAGGACATGGCCCTGGCGCACCACTACCGGGACGCCTACCGCCACGCCGAGCACCGCGAGGGCCGGGACAGGCACCGGCAGGCAG CTGTGCACGGAGCGAGGCAGGAAGAAGTCATCGATCACCGGCTGACGGATCGAGAGTGGGCGGAGGAGTGGAAGCACCTCGATAAC tTACTGAACTGCATCATGGACATGGTGGAGAAGACGCGGCGGTCTCTGACCGTGCTGCGTCGCTGCCAGGAGGCCGACCGCGAGGAGATGAACCACTGGGTCCGCCGCTACAGCGACATGGAGGATATGAAAAAAGGTGGGAGCTCCGCCCagcgccctcctcctcctcctcctcctcttcctcatcctcctcctcacaaCTCCTCCACCGCCAACACTACCATCAGCAGGGAGGCGCAAGCGCTAG AGATTCACCGGGACTTTTTGCACAGGCCGTCGTCCGGATACCTGCCCGAGGAGATCTGGAGGAAAGCCG GTCCGACAAGCGTCCCGCTCTCCCCAGCACTAAAGCAACTCCAGAGCAAACAGG AGGAGGCGGTGAACGAGGTGAAGAGGCAGGCCCTGTCGGAGCTGCAGAAGGCCGTGTCCGACGCCGAGCGCAAGGCCCACGAGATGATCTCCGCCGAGCGGTCCAAGATGGAGCGGGCGCTGGCCGAGGCCAAGAGGCAGGCCTCGGAGGACGCGCTGACCGTCATCAACCAGCAGGAGGACTCCAGTGAG agcTGCTGGAACTGCGGGCGCAAGGCCAGCGAGACGTGCAGCGGGTGCAACGCGGCGCGCTACTGCGGCTCCTTCTGCCAGCACAAGGACTGGGAGAAGCACCACCACGCGTGCGGCCAGGGCCTGCAGGGGAGGCCGGGGGGCTCCGGGGTCCCCCAGGGAatgccctcctcctccgcctcctcctcctccatctccgcGGCGGCGCCCCCCACGCATTCGGGGGGAGCCCCCCCGGCCTcgctgtccctgtccctgtccctgccGGGCCAGGCCGGCGGGGGCTCGGCGGGGGCCAGCGTTTCGGGCAGCCCCAAGGAAGCTGGTTCTAGCAGTGCCTCCAGATCCACGAccccggccacgcccgcccTGCTGGACAGCGCCTCCCGCTga
- the cbfa2t3 gene encoding protein CBFA2T3 isoform X2, with protein sequence MQKIAAEVHLKKERRSDFGSAPPVADQDSPRVPTVTLTNHRRILDRRLAHRVLSSSSPCFFRVTGTNPGGSTEQKVGTMPDSPADVKTQPRSTPPTMPPPPPAVSQAANRSASFTPTTMLNGTSHSPTALNGAPSTPNGFSNGPAMSSTASLPTQQLPPACGARQLCKLKRFLTTLQQFGNDISPEIGERVRTLVLGLVNSTLTIEEFHSKLQEATNFPLRPFVIPFLKANLPLLQRELLHCARMAKQTPAQYLAQHEQLLLDANASSPLDSSEILLEISEHGKRRTPDRTKDSSAADREPMHLEHQPKRPCTVSPSQRYSPGNGLPPAHPHPPPNGHPAHPPNGLAHASPAGPQHYRLEDMALAHHYRDAYRHAEHREGRDRHRQAAVHGARQEEVIDHRLTDREWAEEWKHLDNLLNCIMDMVEKTRRSLTVLRRCQEADREEMNHWVRRYSDMEDMKKGGSSAQRPPPPPPPLPHPPPHNSSTANTTISREAQALEIHRDFLHRPSSGYLPEEIWRKAEEAVNEVKRQALSELQKAVSDAERKAHEMISAERSKMERALAEAKRQASEDALTVINQQEDSSESCWNCGRKASETCSGCNAARYCGSFCQHKDWEKHHHACGQGLQGRPGGSGVPQGMPSSSASSSSISAAAPPTHSGGAPPASLSLSLSLPGQAGGGSAGASVSGSPKEAGSSSASRSTTPATPALLDSASR encoded by the exons GTAGCACAGAACAGAAGGTTGGAACAATGCCAGATTCACCTGCTGATGTCAAAACCCAGCCGAGATCGACTCCGCCCACCATgccgcctcctccccccgctgTCAGCCAGGCAGCCAATCGCAGCGCTTCATTCACGCCCACCACCA tgcTGAACGGGACCAGCCACTCGCCCACGGCGCTCAACGGGGCGCCGTCCACGCCCAACGGCTTCAGCAACGGGCCGGCCATGTCGTCCACGGCCTCGCTGCCCACCCAGCAGCTGCCCCCGGCCTGCGGCGCGCGCCAGCTCTGCAAGCTCAAGCGCTTCCTCACCACGCTGCAGCAGTTCGGCAACGACATCTCGCCCGAGATCGGGGAGCGCGTCCGCACCCTGGTGCTGGGCCTGGTG AATTCCACTCTGACGATTGAGGAGTTCCATTCGAAGCTCCAGGAGGCCACAAACTTCCCCCTGAGGCCCTTCGTCATCCCCTTCCTCAAG GCGAACCTGCCCCTCCTGCAGAGGGAGCTCCTGCACTGTGCCCGGATGGCCAAGCAGACTCCGGCGCAGTACCTGGCCCAGCAcgagcagctgctgctggacgCCAACGCCAGCTCGCCCCTGGACTCCTCCGAGATCCTGCTGGAGATCAGCGAGCACGGCAAGAGGAGGACCCCCGACAG AACCAAAGACAGCAGCGCTGCAGACAGGGAGCCCATGCACCTGGAGCACCAGCCCAAGCGGCCGTGCACGGTGAGCCCCAGCCAGCGCTACAGCCCCGGCAACGGGctgccccccgcccacccccacccgccccccaacGGTCACCCCGCGCACCCCCCGAACGGCCTGGCGCACGCCAGCCCCGCCGGCCCGCAGCACTACCGCCTGGAGGACATGGCCCTGGCGCACCACTACCGGGACGCCTACCGCCACGCCGAGCACCGCGAGGGCCGGGACAGGCACCGGCAGGCAG CTGTGCACGGAGCGAGGCAGGAAGAAGTCATCGATCACCGGCTGACGGATCGAGAGTGGGCGGAGGAGTGGAAGCACCTCGATAAC tTACTGAACTGCATCATGGACATGGTGGAGAAGACGCGGCGGTCTCTGACCGTGCTGCGTCGCTGCCAGGAGGCCGACCGCGAGGAGATGAACCACTGGGTCCGCCGCTACAGCGACATGGAGGATATGAAAAAAGGTGGGAGCTCCGCCCagcgccctcctcctcctcctcctcctcttcctcatcctcctcctcacaaCTCCTCCACCGCCAACACTACCATCAGCAGGGAGGCGCAAGCGCTAG AGATTCACCGGGACTTTTTGCACAGGCCGTCGTCCGGATACCTGCCCGAGGAGATCTGGAGGAAAGCCG AGGAGGCGGTGAACGAGGTGAAGAGGCAGGCCCTGTCGGAGCTGCAGAAGGCCGTGTCCGACGCCGAGCGCAAGGCCCACGAGATGATCTCCGCCGAGCGGTCCAAGATGGAGCGGGCGCTGGCCGAGGCCAAGAGGCAGGCCTCGGAGGACGCGCTGACCGTCATCAACCAGCAGGAGGACTCCAGTGAG agcTGCTGGAACTGCGGGCGCAAGGCCAGCGAGACGTGCAGCGGGTGCAACGCGGCGCGCTACTGCGGCTCCTTCTGCCAGCACAAGGACTGGGAGAAGCACCACCACGCGTGCGGCCAGGGCCTGCAGGGGAGGCCGGGGGGCTCCGGGGTCCCCCAGGGAatgccctcctcctccgcctcctcctcctccatctccgcGGCGGCGCCCCCCACGCATTCGGGGGGAGCCCCCCCGGCCTcgctgtccctgtccctgtccctgccGGGCCAGGCCGGCGGGGGCTCGGCGGGGGCCAGCGTTTCGGGCAGCCCCAAGGAAGCTGGTTCTAGCAGTGCCTCCAGATCCACGAccccggccacgcccgcccTGCTGGACAGCGCCTCCCGCTga
- the cbfa2t3 gene encoding protein CBFA2T3 isoform X3 yields the protein MQKIAAEVHLKKERRSDFGSAPPVADQDSPRVPTVTLTNHRRILDRRLAHRVLSSSSPCFFRVTGTNPGGSTEQKVGTMPDSPADVKTQPRSTPPTMPPPPPAVSQAANRSASFTPTTMLNGTSHSPTALNGAPSTPNGFSNGPAMSSTASLPTQQLPPACGARQLCKLKRFLTTLQQFGNDISPEIGERVRTLVLGLVNSTLTIEEFHSKLQEATNFPLRPFVIPFLKANLPLLQRELLHCARMAKQTPAQYLAQHEQLLLDANASSPLDSSEILLEISEHGKRRTPDRTKDSSAADREPMHLEHQPKRPCTVSPSQRYSPGNGLPPAHPHPPPNGHPAHPPNGLAHASPAGPQHYRLEDMALAHHYRDAYRHAEHREGRDRHRQAAVHGARQEEVIDHRLTDREWAEEWKHLDNLLNCIMDMVEKTRRSLTVLRRCQEADREEMNHWVRRYSDMEDMKKEIHRDFLHRPSSGYLPEEIWRKAGPTSVPLSPALKQLQSKQEEAVNEVKRQALSELQKAVSDAERKAHEMISAERSKMERALAEAKRQASEDALTVINQQEDSSESCWNCGRKASETCSGCNAARYCGSFCQHKDWEKHHHACGQGLQGRPGGSGVPQGMPSSSASSSSISAAAPPTHSGGAPPASLSLSLSLPGQAGGGSAGASVSGSPKEAGSSSASRSTTPATPALLDSASR from the exons GTAGCACAGAACAGAAGGTTGGAACAATGCCAGATTCACCTGCTGATGTCAAAACCCAGCCGAGATCGACTCCGCCCACCATgccgcctcctccccccgctgTCAGCCAGGCAGCCAATCGCAGCGCTTCATTCACGCCCACCACCA tgcTGAACGGGACCAGCCACTCGCCCACGGCGCTCAACGGGGCGCCGTCCACGCCCAACGGCTTCAGCAACGGGCCGGCCATGTCGTCCACGGCCTCGCTGCCCACCCAGCAGCTGCCCCCGGCCTGCGGCGCGCGCCAGCTCTGCAAGCTCAAGCGCTTCCTCACCACGCTGCAGCAGTTCGGCAACGACATCTCGCCCGAGATCGGGGAGCGCGTCCGCACCCTGGTGCTGGGCCTGGTG AATTCCACTCTGACGATTGAGGAGTTCCATTCGAAGCTCCAGGAGGCCACAAACTTCCCCCTGAGGCCCTTCGTCATCCCCTTCCTCAAG GCGAACCTGCCCCTCCTGCAGAGGGAGCTCCTGCACTGTGCCCGGATGGCCAAGCAGACTCCGGCGCAGTACCTGGCCCAGCAcgagcagctgctgctggacgCCAACGCCAGCTCGCCCCTGGACTCCTCCGAGATCCTGCTGGAGATCAGCGAGCACGGCAAGAGGAGGACCCCCGACAG AACCAAAGACAGCAGCGCTGCAGACAGGGAGCCCATGCACCTGGAGCACCAGCCCAAGCGGCCGTGCACGGTGAGCCCCAGCCAGCGCTACAGCCCCGGCAACGGGctgccccccgcccacccccacccgccccccaacGGTCACCCCGCGCACCCCCCGAACGGCCTGGCGCACGCCAGCCCCGCCGGCCCGCAGCACTACCGCCTGGAGGACATGGCCCTGGCGCACCACTACCGGGACGCCTACCGCCACGCCGAGCACCGCGAGGGCCGGGACAGGCACCGGCAGGCAG CTGTGCACGGAGCGAGGCAGGAAGAAGTCATCGATCACCGGCTGACGGATCGAGAGTGGGCGGAGGAGTGGAAGCACCTCGATAAC tTACTGAACTGCATCATGGACATGGTGGAGAAGACGCGGCGGTCTCTGACCGTGCTGCGTCGCTGCCAGGAGGCCGACCGCGAGGAGATGAACCACTGGGTCCGCCGCTACAGCGACATGGAGGATATGAAAAAAG AGATTCACCGGGACTTTTTGCACAGGCCGTCGTCCGGATACCTGCCCGAGGAGATCTGGAGGAAAGCCG GTCCGACAAGCGTCCCGCTCTCCCCAGCACTAAAGCAACTCCAGAGCAAACAGG AGGAGGCGGTGAACGAGGTGAAGAGGCAGGCCCTGTCGGAGCTGCAGAAGGCCGTGTCCGACGCCGAGCGCAAGGCCCACGAGATGATCTCCGCCGAGCGGTCCAAGATGGAGCGGGCGCTGGCCGAGGCCAAGAGGCAGGCCTCGGAGGACGCGCTGACCGTCATCAACCAGCAGGAGGACTCCAGTGAG agcTGCTGGAACTGCGGGCGCAAGGCCAGCGAGACGTGCAGCGGGTGCAACGCGGCGCGCTACTGCGGCTCCTTCTGCCAGCACAAGGACTGGGAGAAGCACCACCACGCGTGCGGCCAGGGCCTGCAGGGGAGGCCGGGGGGCTCCGGGGTCCCCCAGGGAatgccctcctcctccgcctcctcctcctccatctccgcGGCGGCGCCCCCCACGCATTCGGGGGGAGCCCCCCCGGCCTcgctgtccctgtccctgtccctgccGGGCCAGGCCGGCGGGGGCTCGGCGGGGGCCAGCGTTTCGGGCAGCCCCAAGGAAGCTGGTTCTAGCAGTGCCTCCAGATCCACGAccccggccacgcccgcccTGCTGGACAGCGCCTCCCGCTga
- the cbfa2t3 gene encoding protein CBFA2T3 isoform X5, with amino-acid sequence MPDSPADVKTQPRSTPPTMPPPPPAVSQAANRSASFTPTTMLNGTSHSPTALNGAPSTPNGFSNGPAMSSTASLPTQQLPPACGARQLCKLKRFLTTLQQFGNDISPEIGERVRTLVLGLVNSTLTIEEFHSKLQEATNFPLRPFVIPFLKANLPLLQRELLHCARMAKQTPAQYLAQHEQLLLDANASSPLDSSEILLEISEHGKRRTPDRTKDSSAADREPMHLEHQPKRPCTVSPSQRYSPGNGLPPAHPHPPPNGHPAHPPNGLAHASPAGPQHYRLEDMALAHHYRDAYRHAEHREGRDRHRQAAVHGARQEEVIDHRLTDREWAEEWKHLDNLLNCIMDMVEKTRRSLTVLRRCQEADREEMNHWVRRYSDMEDMKKGGSSAQRPPPPPPPLPHPPPHNSSTANTTISREAQALEIHRDFLHRPSSGYLPEEIWRKAGPTSVPLSPALKQLQSKQEEAVNEVKRQALSELQKAVSDAERKAHEMISAERSKMERALAEAKRQASEDALTVINQQEDSSESCWNCGRKASETCSGCNAARYCGSFCQHKDWEKHHHACGQGLQGRPGGSGVPQGMPSSSASSSSISAAAPPTHSGGAPPASLSLSLSLPGQAGGGSAGASVSGSPKEAGSSSASRSTTPATPALLDSASR; translated from the exons ATGCCAGATTCACCTGCTGATGTCAAAACCCAGCCGAGATCGACTCCGCCCACCATgccgcctcctccccccgctgTCAGCCAGGCAGCCAATCGCAGCGCTTCATTCACGCCCACCACCA tgcTGAACGGGACCAGCCACTCGCCCACGGCGCTCAACGGGGCGCCGTCCACGCCCAACGGCTTCAGCAACGGGCCGGCCATGTCGTCCACGGCCTCGCTGCCCACCCAGCAGCTGCCCCCGGCCTGCGGCGCGCGCCAGCTCTGCAAGCTCAAGCGCTTCCTCACCACGCTGCAGCAGTTCGGCAACGACATCTCGCCCGAGATCGGGGAGCGCGTCCGCACCCTGGTGCTGGGCCTGGTG AATTCCACTCTGACGATTGAGGAGTTCCATTCGAAGCTCCAGGAGGCCACAAACTTCCCCCTGAGGCCCTTCGTCATCCCCTTCCTCAAG GCGAACCTGCCCCTCCTGCAGAGGGAGCTCCTGCACTGTGCCCGGATGGCCAAGCAGACTCCGGCGCAGTACCTGGCCCAGCAcgagcagctgctgctggacgCCAACGCCAGCTCGCCCCTGGACTCCTCCGAGATCCTGCTGGAGATCAGCGAGCACGGCAAGAGGAGGACCCCCGACAG AACCAAAGACAGCAGCGCTGCAGACAGGGAGCCCATGCACCTGGAGCACCAGCCCAAGCGGCCGTGCACGGTGAGCCCCAGCCAGCGCTACAGCCCCGGCAACGGGctgccccccgcccacccccacccgccccccaacGGTCACCCCGCGCACCCCCCGAACGGCCTGGCGCACGCCAGCCCCGCCGGCCCGCAGCACTACCGCCTGGAGGACATGGCCCTGGCGCACCACTACCGGGACGCCTACCGCCACGCCGAGCACCGCGAGGGCCGGGACAGGCACCGGCAGGCAG CTGTGCACGGAGCGAGGCAGGAAGAAGTCATCGATCACCGGCTGACGGATCGAGAGTGGGCGGAGGAGTGGAAGCACCTCGATAAC tTACTGAACTGCATCATGGACATGGTGGAGAAGACGCGGCGGTCTCTGACCGTGCTGCGTCGCTGCCAGGAGGCCGACCGCGAGGAGATGAACCACTGGGTCCGCCGCTACAGCGACATGGAGGATATGAAAAAAGGTGGGAGCTCCGCCCagcgccctcctcctcctcctcctcctcttcctcatcctcctcctcacaaCTCCTCCACCGCCAACACTACCATCAGCAGGGAGGCGCAAGCGCTAG AGATTCACCGGGACTTTTTGCACAGGCCGTCGTCCGGATACCTGCCCGAGGAGATCTGGAGGAAAGCCG GTCCGACAAGCGTCCCGCTCTCCCCAGCACTAAAGCAACTCCAGAGCAAACAGG AGGAGGCGGTGAACGAGGTGAAGAGGCAGGCCCTGTCGGAGCTGCAGAAGGCCGTGTCCGACGCCGAGCGCAAGGCCCACGAGATGATCTCCGCCGAGCGGTCCAAGATGGAGCGGGCGCTGGCCGAGGCCAAGAGGCAGGCCTCGGAGGACGCGCTGACCGTCATCAACCAGCAGGAGGACTCCAGTGAG agcTGCTGGAACTGCGGGCGCAAGGCCAGCGAGACGTGCAGCGGGTGCAACGCGGCGCGCTACTGCGGCTCCTTCTGCCAGCACAAGGACTGGGAGAAGCACCACCACGCGTGCGGCCAGGGCCTGCAGGGGAGGCCGGGGGGCTCCGGGGTCCCCCAGGGAatgccctcctcctccgcctcctcctcctccatctccgcGGCGGCGCCCCCCACGCATTCGGGGGGAGCCCCCCCGGCCTcgctgtccctgtccctgtccctgccGGGCCAGGCCGGCGGGGGCTCGGCGGGGGCCAGCGTTTCGGGCAGCCCCAAGGAAGCTGGTTCTAGCAGTGCCTCCAGATCCACGAccccggccacgcccgcccTGCTGGACAGCGCCTCCCGCTga
- the pabpn1l gene encoding embryonic polyadenylate-binding protein 2 isoform X2, with the protein MAEQRHDTLGLLDGEYARDHSIEDRELEAIKARVLEMEEEAEKLREVQYDSEQQLICSPQAGLFYTMTHEERIDADNRSVYVGNVDYGATADELEIHFNGCGPVNRVTILCDKFTGHPKGFAYIEFSDRDSVRTAMTLDETLFRGRVIKVLPKRTNMPGISTTDRGSHRGGRSRGRGFRASRFNGFRGRYRCRSTRSALPRPYAPLPGKRPWGATEHRDQGAKRHSCLLLITPPTDDSGPGPSRNQHP; encoded by the exons ATGGCGGAACAGAGACACGATACACTGGGGCTTCTAGACGGGGAGTACGCGAGAGATCATAGCATTGAGGACCGT GAGCTAGAGGCCATCAAAGCCCGGGTGCTGGAGATGGAAGAGGAGGCCGAGAAACTGAGGGAGGTGCAGTACGACTCGGAGCAGCAGCTCATCTGTAGCCCCCAGGCGG GGCTGTTCTACACAATGACACATGAGGAGAGAATAGATGCTGACAACAGATCCGTCTATGTGGGCAAT gtGGACTACGGAGCGACTGCTGACGAGCTAGAAATCCACTTCAATGGCTGCGGCCCTGTGAACCGCGTGACGATCCTGTGTGACAAGTTCACTGGCCATCCGAAAGG TTTTGCATATATTGAGTTTTCGGACAGAGACTCTGTGAGGACAGCAATGACACTTGACGAGACACTCTTCAGGGGCAGAGTCATTAAG GTGCTGCCCAAGAGGACGAACATGCCAGGCATCAGCACCACCGATAGGGGGAGCCACCGAGGGGGTCGATCCCGGGGGCGGGGTTTCCGCGCGTCCAGGTTCAACGGCTTCCGGGGCAGGTACCGCTGCCGATCGACCAGGTCGGCCCTTCCGCGCCCCTACGCCCCCCTGCCGGGAAAGAGACCCTGGGGGGCCACAGAGCACCGAGACCAGGGCGCCAAAAGGCACTCCTGCCTCCTGCTcataaccccgcccactgacGACTCCGGGCCCGGTCCCAGCCGAAATCAGCACCCGTAG
- the pabpn1l gene encoding embryonic polyadenylate-binding protein 2 isoform X1, whose protein sequence is MRTAAIDLHQRVFAYREVLCICYPLADAVSQELEAIKARVLEMEEEAEKLREVQYDSEQQLICSPQAGLFYTMTHEERIDADNRSVYVGNVDYGATADELEIHFNGCGPVNRVTILCDKFTGHPKGFAYIEFSDRDSVRTAMTLDETLFRGRVIKVLPKRTNMPGISTTDRGSHRGGRSRGRGFRASRFNGFRGRYRCRSTRSALPRPYAPLPGKRPWGATEHRDQGAKRHSCLLLITPPTDDSGPGPSRNQHP, encoded by the exons ATGAGAACGGCTGCAATCGATTTACATCAGAGGGTTTTTGCTTACCGTG AGGTCTTGTGCATCTGTTACCCCCTTGCTGACGCTGTTTCCCAGGAGCTAGAGGCCATCAAAGCCCGGGTGCTGGAGATGGAAGAGGAGGCCGAGAAACTGAGGGAGGTGCAGTACGACTCGGAGCAGCAGCTCATCTGTAGCCCCCAGGCGG GGCTGTTCTACACAATGACACATGAGGAGAGAATAGATGCTGACAACAGATCCGTCTATGTGGGCAAT gtGGACTACGGAGCGACTGCTGACGAGCTAGAAATCCACTTCAATGGCTGCGGCCCTGTGAACCGCGTGACGATCCTGTGTGACAAGTTCACTGGCCATCCGAAAGG TTTTGCATATATTGAGTTTTCGGACAGAGACTCTGTGAGGACAGCAATGACACTTGACGAGACACTCTTCAGGGGCAGAGTCATTAAG GTGCTGCCCAAGAGGACGAACATGCCAGGCATCAGCACCACCGATAGGGGGAGCCACCGAGGGGGTCGATCCCGGGGGCGGGGTTTCCGCGCGTCCAGGTTCAACGGCTTCCGGGGCAGGTACCGCTGCCGATCGACCAGGTCGGCCCTTCCGCGCCCCTACGCCCCCCTGCCGGGAAAGAGACCCTGGGGGGCCACAGAGCACCGAGACCAGGGCGCCAAAAGGCACTCCTGCCTCCTGCTcataaccccgcccactgacGACTCCGGGCCCGGTCCCAGCCGAAATCAGCACCCGTAG
- the pabpn1l gene encoding embryonic polyadenylate-binding protein 2 isoform X3, giving the protein MEEEAEKLREVQYDSEQQLICSPQAGLFYTMTHEERIDADNRSVYVGNVDYGATADELEIHFNGCGPVNRVTILCDKFTGHPKGFAYIEFSDRDSVRTAMTLDETLFRGRVIKVLPKRTNMPGISTTDRGSHRGGRSRGRGFRASRFNGFRGRYRCRSTRSALPRPYAPLPGKRPWGATEHRDQGAKRHSCLLLITPPTDDSGPGPSRNQHP; this is encoded by the exons ATGGAAGAGGAGGCCGAGAAACTGAGGGAGGTGCAGTACGACTCGGAGCAGCAGCTCATCTGTAGCCCCCAGGCGG GGCTGTTCTACACAATGACACATGAGGAGAGAATAGATGCTGACAACAGATCCGTCTATGTGGGCAAT gtGGACTACGGAGCGACTGCTGACGAGCTAGAAATCCACTTCAATGGCTGCGGCCCTGTGAACCGCGTGACGATCCTGTGTGACAAGTTCACTGGCCATCCGAAAGG TTTTGCATATATTGAGTTTTCGGACAGAGACTCTGTGAGGACAGCAATGACACTTGACGAGACACTCTTCAGGGGCAGAGTCATTAAG GTGCTGCCCAAGAGGACGAACATGCCAGGCATCAGCACCACCGATAGGGGGAGCCACCGAGGGGGTCGATCCCGGGGGCGGGGTTTCCGCGCGTCCAGGTTCAACGGCTTCCGGGGCAGGTACCGCTGCCGATCGACCAGGTCGGCCCTTCCGCGCCCCTACGCCCCCCTGCCGGGAAAGAGACCCTGGGGGGCCACAGAGCACCGAGACCAGGGCGCCAAAAGGCACTCCTGCCTCCTGCTcataaccccgcccactgacGACTCCGGGCCCGGTCCCAGCCGAAATCAGCACCCGTAG
- the trappc2l gene encoding trafficking protein particle complex subunit 2-like protein: MAVCIAVIAKENYPLYIRSVPTENELKFHYTVHTSLDVVEEKISAVGKALVDQRELYLGLLYPTEDYKVYGYVTNSKVKFVIVVDSSNTSLRDNEIRSMFRKLHNSFTDVMCNPFYNPGDPIQSKAFDSMVSAMMVQAC, encoded by the exons ATGGCGGTCTGTATTGCTGTCATTGCAAAAGAG AACTATCCTCTGTACATCCGGAGTGTACCTACGGAGAATGAGTTGAAGTTTCATTACACGGTCCATACCTCGCTGGATGTGGTGGAGGAGAAGATATCTGCGGTGGGAAAAGCCCTGGTTGATCAAAGAGAATTGTATCTTGGTCTGCTGTACCCAACAGAAGATTACAAAGT ATACGGCTATGTCACAAACTCCAAGGTGAAATTCGTCATCGTCGTCGATTCTTCGAACACATCTCTAAGAGACAATGAAATCCGCAGC ATGTTCCGAAAGCTGCATAACTCCTTCACTGACGTGATGTGCAACCCTTTCTACAACCCTGGTGACCCCATCCAATCAAA GGCCTTTGACAGCATGGTGTCTGCGATGATGGTGCAAGCTTGCTGA